ACGCTCGCATCCGTACAGGCGGACGCGCAGGCCCATGTTGTTCACATCCTCCGGGTTGACGCGATGCAGCAGGAAACTCTCCATGTACTGCGGGTTCTCGCCGCTGCGGATCTTGGTCTTGTGCTTCTGCTTCTTGTTCGGCAGCATCAGCATGCGCACCTGTGTGTGCGTCGGCTGTCCGCTGGCCAGCGGCGGCAGACTCCTCGCCTGCATCACGTGCACCGTCATCTTCCGCATTGGTGCATCGTACAGCAACGATAGCTCCAGCTCGATGGGGCCACGCGGGGCAGACGCCGCCTTCGAATCGCCGCCGACCACTAGAATGTCGTCCGATCGGATGGATCGCAGGTCACTGGTGTCGAAAAGGGGTTCCTGGGAGAAGTGAAAATATATGGGTTAGGTCTCAGAGGTAAAGCTTAATAGAGAACTATTTTTGGATTCGatattaactaatttaaaaaaatattaaaatagatGCCCAAGACCTTGGGCGtacttaaaaagaaaactatattaaaatgtaagcATTTCCTTATAATGTCAATCTTTTTACGTCTCTAATAAGTTCTAGTATATGTAAGTTTTTCTAATATAAGTTcgaaagaatttaaaaaaaaattaaaaaaaatatataatatattctttaCTAATTTTACAGGTAACCTAAAGACGATTTTATTGGATAAGCCGGTAGAATACCCTTTCATTGATGGTAAGTTATGTGATACTGcaaggattttatttattaagatcTAAGGTCTTCCTTAAGCTGTTCACAGATCCTAGTGTAAATTTaatatcaattttaaattatattttaaaatatattataagtaaaaaaaaaaatatatatatttccaatgGAAAGAGAAATCTGTAGCCcaaatgtattattttctagtcaattaaaatttttaaataaaccaTACATCTTAATAATACCacaaaaaggtaaacaaatgGACATCcccttattattttatatttaagggggtcttctcattcaaaagccgttttttggaccctttttaaaaaaattcttatttgaaaacgcaaagaataattgaaaactttttttatttattgtattcaaaaatgttcaaagtaactaaaaaagttgttcttgcctcgatacgagggttgttcaaagagtaatgagacttcaaacttggtggtcgaaaaaaaaggtgtcgtcctggcggccacgattcagggtctccagagcgtccgaaatgaaaaataaaaacggggttataatcagaatagatgtcattttcggctgacggaacagattttttttttaaatttttaaaacaaaatggcggccattcaaaaaaaaaaaatttgatttcggtcgttttttttttagtttagtgtaaaaaaaaaatagaaaaaaaaatttaaaaaaaaatctgttccgtcagccgaaaatggtgacaattctgcggcgattccactttgtttcatgaaaatcggttcagttgaactggagatatcatggccgccagttcgaaaaacgtggtttcgagataaacgcgtttgaagtttgaaaaaagctcattttgcatagatcttgcttcacaaaaaaggctgtatcttctaaagtatttcgaatttctaaaaatccttttggggacatatacacaccatcccaagctataattaaatgcaaaaaaaaaaaaatcgaaaaaaaagttgcccaatgagaagacccccttaacaCTTAAATAATGAGCGAGTGGGGGACTCAAAAATGTTTCCTGCATTCTGAAACAGCTATTAATTATTCAGAACCCATATGGTACGTACAAATATTAAGCAATCAAAACCgatttaataataatcatttaCAAATTTAGTAACTATAATGAGGTTAGTGAGTGATTAATTTACTAGCTATAGTGTAGAATTGATCTCCTTTGTTCCTCCAAAGGATATAATGACTCCACCCCTCTGATTCTAATTGACTAATAATCCCTAATGGGGGATTCCCAGTTTGTTTAGAACTTACGtcatcgttgttgttgttgttgttattgctgttgttgttgctgttggtgctgttgttggtattattgttgttggtggcattcgagttgttgttgttattattgatGTTACTGCCAGCCAAAggcggcaccaccaccacattATCCCGCTCCTTGTCAAACTTGGGTGGCCGCACCACCTCGACCCTGTGCTGATACCTGAGTGCCTGGGTCTTGGCCCGATGCTCCGCATACGGATTCCGGAACGAAGTGGCCAACGGGTAAGAAGCTGTCAAGATGTCGCCATTAATTTGGTTACCCCATCTACCGCGACGCTGGTCATGCTCACCCTTGCTGTCGCCCGTTGTCAAGATGCCCGTGTGACTGTCAACCGATGCCTCCATGGAGTCATTCGAGCTGCACTCGCTGTGCGACGAGGGGATGCCGACCTTGCCCCTCTCGGCGATGGCCAGCGGGTCACGGGTCACGGTCACACGCTGCAGGTCAGCGCCGGCCTGATGGTAATTGAAACTGTGACCCGTCAGCGGATTCGCCTGGCTGAGCCCCATGCCATAGCTCCCGCCGGATTTCTCCCCGCCGCCCAGCTGATGCTGCTGGTGCCAGCGCAGCCGGCGGAGGATGTCCTCCTCGGAATCAGAGCTGGTGTTCTCGTAGCGCCGCTTGCGCGCTGCAAAGTTGCATCTAAGGTTAGTCCAGGTCCCGGTCAGAAATGGGATATATACTCACTGATCTTTTGCACGCACTTGGCAGCCAAGTGACGCTCGTCGCAACAGTTGATGGCATGGCGGTAGTGGAAACAGCACTTGCGACTGATGTACAGgaacagcaggagcagcagcaccagaacGCCGAAGAAGGCGCCCAAAAGTGTGGTCACCTCAACGGTGCCTACCAAAGGAACAGGAACAggtaaaaaaaagtgaaatacaGATAGGGGGTGAGGTAAGGGGGAGGCGTACCCAATGTGGGAGTGCTATCCAGGCCAGACGTGGACGTAACAATCATCTTGGCTCATGCGAGAAATCGTGGCTTGTCCAGCGCTCTTCTACAAGGACCTCATTGCGCCAGGAGCAGGCGCCAatcgtttttgttttcactTCAGTGTGAAAGCAAAAGCGACAGCCAAAACGAAAGCGAAAGCAAAAGCTCGGGATATGACAGCACAATGGCGCAGGATAACCGAAATCGATTTTTCGCAGGACAATGAATGGCTCCGAGTCGCAGCCAATGAGTAACTgccttttaatttataacgCTGCCTGGTCCTCTCCAGAATCCGAATTTGATTTTCAAAGACTTTCTAAGTCTTGATTAAGATTAAGATTATCACCGAAAAAGTTCCGCaacaaaatcataaataaaataattaagccTTTTAAAGTCACTCCTGCGGTTTCGCGGCGTTGTGTTCGGTTAACTGCGTGTGGTAACTCCCGTCTGGAGCGGACAGCGGGCtgctaataaataaaaactaggATTGGACACGGGATTTATAGATTTCCACTGCGATCAGAGCAGCTGCCCGTACAGTCGATGGGGAAAACTGCCTCGACTCCCGAGCACTGGCGAGCTTAATCCCTCCAACCCCCCAATATGGTGTGTACATAAAGCGCTCGGGAAAGCTCCGCTCTGACAGATGCATTGCAGTAACAACTGTtgcttataatatttattttattttcagaatACTACTTAAATCTTACCCGAAAagcttataatatttattttcctttcagaaaataacttaaaagttgctcaaaaagaaaactactttaattttgttattccATATTTATTGAGTATAATATTCTATTACTTCTTGAAGTTAAACATTAAGTTACTCAAAAGCaagttgtaaatatttttaaggacaCACTGGAAAAgcaatattattttcaaaataatattaatcttATAAAGACGTGACGCgcacaaatacatatatacatacgaTATAGAATAGAAGTATTACTAAAAACAAGAGAAAATTATGAATATGGGGAAACTTAAAACGTCGAATTGAaaccaatatatttaaaaatttggaaGGTTTGCTGAAAAAACTTGGTCTCAGTGTCTAGTACTATCTTGCCACAGGCTTCTTGGTAGAATAAATGCGGCAAATAATGCTAGAATAAATAGGCACAAATAATCATGCTTTTTGGATAAATATGAATGTAAAATTCTTTTGAAAGTTATTCTTATTATCTGGAATAAGTacgaaaactaaaaattaagtgggttttttcattaagttttttgaacaaattttataggactTGAAACAAACATCATACGCACAAACTTATTTTTTCGGCCGGTGGTGTATCTCAAGAAGGATCCTCCTCCACCCCGGGCCCAGTGGTATCTATacacctattattttgtccaGCCAAAATTGATGGAAATATTAAACTCATTTTAATAGTACATGGAGAAAGTATTTGGTATTTAGAGTGCATATTAggatggccaaaaaaaaaacgagtattattaaaataatacgataaataataaattatattaatattgtaTTCGTCTTAAAgctttttagaaaataaaagtttcttttaatataattatatgtataggttaaacaaattaatttttatatatatttattatttattatacttcATAAAGTATATTCTACTCGtcgataaattaatataaatatatacatatatttttttaatattcctttatttaaataaatgttcatataaaatattttgccaaATTTTTCATTCAAAAAAGGCCTATTTTTCCCTAGTgttgaaaaatgttgatatCCGGTACGATACAAGTACAATATATCGAATGCAAAATAACGGTGCAAAATGTACCGCGATATATCGCATTTTCTATAATTATCGATATATTGTATCGATAGTGGCATTTCGCATTTAGAAACAGCTGATGTTCGTTCGTCAAAGTGAAAGGTTGTGTGTGAAAATACGCTCGCGGTTTCTGTCGGTTACTGTTCAAACTGCAAAGTTAGCAATTGCTAAAACGCGGGCCATTTGACGCGAATGCGAaaccgcaacaacaacaacaacaaaccgCCAACGCCCCGCCCCGCCCCCACCTTCACCCCCCAAAAACTCGATACAATTCAATAGCCGAGCGTGACGCAAAAGAATTTGAAATCGCCAATGCCACTGCCAGTGCGCTGGTGTGAGTGCCTATCTgtgcgcgagtgtgtgtgagtgtgtgtgtgcgcggaTTTGAGATGCTTTTGGAGCTACGGGCAGTTACGAGCAGCAGCTAATTAGCATCGAACCCGCGTAAACAGTGCTTAGTGGGCCGCTCCAAGCGGCTACGGAATTCGggctgcagcaacagcaactccGGTAATTAACGGTGGAAACTCAGCTCAGTGTGACTCGGGGGAAACCTTGGGAAGCCGCTGCAAGACGGCAAAGCCGATTCGACGACGTCATCTGCAACCATTTCGCTTTTCATTTTCGCTCCCCAGACACAGCACTGGGTTTGGGAAACTCGATAGGCGTGTTTCCCACACCcgtgccgttgccgttgccattgcctGACCAAACGGAGCATGTGACCGGCCAGGCGGCGGGGGAGAGAGGGTGTAGTCTCCGCACCCATCTCGCACAGCTGGTACATGGAGTGCTCTCCGGCCCGGGTCAACAAACCAAGCCAATCGACTCGCTCCTCCGCGCGTGCACTTAGTCATTGATCGCGTCCGGTGACTCCGCCGGGCATGGCGTCTCCATCGCCATTGCCATCCtcgtcttcgtcttcgtctcCGTCTTTgctgctttgtttttattggtGTCATTTGAATTTGTTGAATGGAAAAGGTCAATACACAGGCCGTCTCTGGGGTTTCGAGAGTGAAGTAAAACCGGTTAGCGGATGCTACATTTTGGGTGAACCGACTGCGACTGCCTAGGCTCCTACCGCGCGACCCTCCCTCCCAACCACAGGCAGTTTGCACGCTCAAACTTCATTAGCTGTCGCACCGAAAgaaatatctaatatctatTTTATTGGTTCTtgttttactaaaaaaaaaacactttattTTGGACTGTTCCTATGGAATTATATTATCAAAAAGTTATATCTTTTGAATGATCaaaatgttgttaaaaaaGTATATCCCTTGACCAGCATTTCATTTCAAAGAAAgaatcttaaataaatacctaGTTTCCTTCCTTTTATTATCTTGGAAATCCATTGATCCTGATGGATCCAATGAATATTGTATCAAACTACCAATGGTTATTTAATAGCCACATTCTTGTTTAGTTTCGAAGAATTATATAATATCTAAACGTGATCAAAATCCTCCTGAATGATCTTTATCTGGaaaatttatacataaatTGTCAGGAACCATTATAACTAAAGAATACCTTGAAAATTTCTCAAATTTCTCTGCAAAATGTATTGCTCAATAATGTAGTCCGAGTTTCGAAAACTTTATatagttaattttaattttaaattgtttttattaaacttttttgAGTATATAATAATGTATATTGTATCTTTTTATTTGGAGTTTCAAATatcaaatacaaatttatatcGTGGTTATATAagagatttaaaaatatttgttagaTTTCCACAGAAAAAGATCTTATAGATTTTCTATATAAGAAACATATCTCATATTTCGCTTATCGTACATAGTATAATGTTATTAAGAGCACGTTTTTATGTCTGATATCCTCTCAAAAAAGATCTAATTTCTCTTAGTGTTCATCAATTTTCCCACCTAGCAAGTAACCCATTCTGTGAATGCCCCTCATCTGTGCGGCATGCGCATCAAGAGCCAAGAACTTGGGCCAAAAATGGATTGCCAGCAGTGAGCGTCTcagtttgttttcttttttttttttgacggGCTCGGCGGTCTCACCTTGCTGGCAAGATTTCAGGGGCACTAAGCAGCAGTCGGCAGTGAAACTCTGCACTGATGTCAATGCCGCGGTCGTTCTCATTCTGCTCTCAACTGGGAGCGGAGTCACGGACGCGGACGGTAAAGCGTATCTTGAGGTAGTAATTTTACGCGGGCTCTAGTTGCGTGGGCGAGATTAGATTGTTGAATAGCTTTACTGCTTACAGTGAGTTTATTTATACACAGATGCATTCATGTTTACTCTGAACACATTTTTTATGTCATTCATTTCCTTAGGCTCCTTTGGTTGCCAGCGACAGCCTTGACTTTTTGACTTGTTTTTGGGCTTGTGTCATTCTTGAAAGGGGTCAAGTTTGCACCAAGTTCTGGAAATAAACAGGgagaaaattgtttaaattgtttcatttataatgaaatatttataaaattccaCTTGTAGATTTCTCAAGCTATATACTCCCACCGGCATTCGTGCTTATCGTGGGAATGATATCAGGCATTTTTCCCTCTATCAGAAATTGAATTAAACGCCAGATACTGGCATCgcttctgctgttgttgttgtcggcatACATTTCCATTTCACGTTAATGATGTTTTGCCTTTCGCCTCGTCAAGCGCCGGGCAAAGGCAGAAATTCAATTCACTTTCAACTCGACGAAGTGCCAAGGCCCGGCTATGGCACCTGTAACTGTGGCGCTCGTTGGTGTTTGCCGCTATAAATATACGCCTGCCATGAGACAGATGTGGTCAAGAGTATAAGAACACCACAATGACTGGACTTTCTTTCaggaaaagttaaaataatatgaactttatattttaaaagattataATTTGATACACAATACTTGTTCTATTCGAAAATTTTTTGATGtgaaatgttaatttttattttaatattaaaaaccctCACTTTTTTGTATACTTTCTTTTATAATAACATATATTGCACCTAAAATTCTTAAGTACAAATTTAGGGacgaatttaaatatatccaAGCAAAGTGTAGAGCTTGCATCCATCAGGAAAATGAACTCTCAtgaagtttttctttttgaaaaactgaaacatttaaatttatatacaaaatgaCATaagtaaagtttaaaattaacaaaatgaaGAGCAAATTTCCTACAGCTATGACCATGGTTGTAGGGTTATCTTATGTACGGatgtttgttgttttataTCTATGCGAAACTAGTTGAAGTTAATTGCCAAACAAGCTGTTGCTGATTTGCATTTCCCCGCTCACTGGTAGCTCTCTTCGTCTGCCAAGTGCGTTTAAAGATATAATGAAACAGCTGGAACTGCTTCgagtaattaaaaatacaaacaaaagcttaaattaattgaaaagagTATCTTTTGATTCGAGTGGGCTTGGTAATCGGCCCACAATCATCTCGAATCTCGTATCTCTAGGTCTGCAAGTAACAAGCGTAGCAAAGACCAAGCGGCGCTTAGCTTTCCTTGGGAActgcttctttttttcttattatttctcTGTTGGGTGAATTCGATCGGACCGACTGGGAAAAGCAAAAACTATGCCGAGAACAACGAGATAATGCGATGCATATGTACTTGCCACTGTGGCCAGCACTTTGTTCCTGCATAATTGCTGCAAGCGAAGCGTTAAACTGTAGCAGCGCTCTGTTAATTTTCTTGAAAGACGCACGCTCGTGGTGTTTTCGTATCATAAAACCCAGAGattgatatacatatgtgtgagTGTATATGAGTGGCAATTACACTGTCGTAAATGGGGTccaaaacattaaaaacaaaacaggcATTCAACTTTTCTTACGACTCTCTTGATTACATGCAAATGTTTCAAACTTTCCCAAAGAATTAATGAATGAGAAACCTAGag
Above is a genomic segment from Drosophila kikkawai strain 14028-0561.14 chromosome 3R, DkikHiC1v2, whole genome shotgun sequence containing:
- the Syt14 gene encoding synaptotagmin-14, translated to MIVTSTSGLDSTPTLGTVEVTTLLGAFFGVLVLLLLLFLYISRKCCFHYRHAINCCDERHLAAKCVQKITRKRRYENTSSDSEEDILRRLRWHQQHQLGGGEKSGGSYGMGLSQANPLTGHSFNYHQAGADLQRVTVTRDPLAIAERGKVGIPSSHSECSSNDSMEASVDSHTGILTTGDSKASYPLATSFRNPYAEHRAKTQALRYQHRVEVVRPPKFDKERDNVVVVPPLAGSNINNNNNNSNATNNNNTNNSTNSNNNSNNNNNNNDDEPLFDTSDLRSIRSDDILVVGGDSKAASAPRGPIELELSLLYDAPMRKMTVHVMQARSLPPLASGQPTHTQVRMLMLPNKKQKHKTKIRSGENPQYMESFLLHRVNPEDVNNMGLRVRLYGCERLRKERLIGEAYVSFATVDLELETNLWLPLEPRNNSSVLGSTSDLLSLARSESAGSTSSMQHGGVSELLLGLSYNGVTGRLSVEIIKGSQFRSLSLNKAPDTYVKMVMVSSIGQEISRAKTSVRRGQPNPLFKETFAFQVALFQLNDVTLMISVYAKRHMKKNEMVGWFSLGLNSSGSAEVAHWADVCEMPKGEMLARWHVLVDS